In a genomic window of Diadema setosum chromosome 3, eeDiaSeto1, whole genome shotgun sequence:
- the LOC140247006 gene encoding uncharacterized protein, with translation MATFHQIISQNLECPICLTLLKQPKSLTCSHTLCKDCLQLISQTQSDKKIITCPICRRGTSIPSGDVDKLQTNISLSSLVQELKIKSPTCTVCERVDDKSPAVCFCEDCGKYMCKSCEKGHSFWKPFSTHSVVAMSEVLSGKVPLKRRRKCKKHPSEDEECFCTGCREYVCCKCGALRHSNAGHNIEEAVIHEEKIMEIVEELKKRVKSKKTTIGNHIDYIETQRNKIAIIMRKLNHDIDKTYEEYMQLLSARRKALKRQVKHWSEKFEKELQVMEEESRRAISRMNAMEELVTNGMKVPLEKDALFAHDTLCDNLKSFLGRDDPDDQSPRGVTQRAKKISLRRYEKVNELFLGELESWDVKADVELPSNSCLASLARAPGGKLAVGSSDGGIHLYFPDGKLQQTVLENVKVRRIGFLSDGRSVVRDINNKVSLYSPQWEKLDVTFETMRNFEGGLGGLTVDRDDNIYVGFGKSTNILIFTPEGGKAVRNVMCDGYIPKQIFSFHNTGKLLLTDESAVVFLDIKGKEGKVLKKEGTSAYPAVCRDDSVIVAWVKNAKGLVSIDRYTSDMKHVRNVITNFQIQCSWLWYYLQEFESGEIAFCTPCRLYIFHAI, from the coding sequence ATGGCAACGTTTCATCAGATCATCAGCCAGAATCTGGAGTGTCCCATCTGTCTGACTCTTTTAAAGCAACCTAAGTCACTGACATGCTCTCACACGTTATGCAAAGACTGTCTTCAACTAATATCTCAAACGCAGTCTGACAAGAAAATTATAACATGCCCAATATGCAGAAGAGGAACGTCCATACCCAGTGGAGATGTGGATAagttacaaacaaacatatcgCTGAGTTCTCTTGTGCAAGAACTGAAAATCAAGAGTCCAACATGCACAGTTTGTGAGCGAGTGGACGACAAGTCGCCAGCTGTGTGCTTCTGTGAGGATTGTGGAAAATATATGTGTAAATCGTGTGAGAAAGGGCACTCTTTCTGGAAACCGTTCTCCACTCACTCAGTGGTAGCTATGAGCGAGGTGCTCTCGGGAAAAGTTCCGCTTAAGAGGCGACGGAAATGTAAGAAACATCCCAGCGAGGATGAGGAATGTTTCTGCACTGGATGTCGGGAGTACGTCTGCTGTAAGTGTGGGGCGTTGAGACACTCAAACGCAGGACATAATATCGAAGAGGCGGTTATCCACgaagaaaaaataatggaaattgTCGAGGAGTTGAAAAAAAGAgttaaatcaaagaaaacaaccaTCGGCAACCATATTGATTACATAGAGACACAACGCAATAAAATAGCAATTATAATGAGAAAGCTCAACCATGACATCGATAAGACGTATGAGGAATACATGCAACTGTTGTCAGCCAGAAGAAAAGCCCTGAAAAGGCAAGTGAAACATTGGTCTGAGAAATTCGAGAAGGAATTACAAGTCATGGAGGAAGAGAGTCGGCGAGCAATCAGTCGCATGAACGCTATGGAAGAGCTGGTAACTAATGGTATGAAGGTACCGCTGGAGAAAGACGCCTTATTTGCACACGACACGCTGTGCGATAATTTGAAGAGCTTTCTGGGACGAGATGATCCTGACGACCAATCACCCAGAGGTGTGACACAACGAGCTAAGAAGATTTCATTGCGTAGATACGAGAAGGTCAATGAACTCTTTCTTGGAGAGCTGGAGAGTTGGGATGTCAAAGCAGACGTAGAGCTCCCTAGTAATAGTTGCTTGGCCTCTCTCGCTCGTGCACCAGGCGGTAAGTTGGCAGTGGGATCGTCTGATGGCGGAATCCATCTCTATTTCCCTGATGGCAAGTTACAGCAGACCGTGTTGGAGAATGTCAAAGTCAGGAGAATTGGGTTCCTGTCTGATGGCCGAAGTGTAGTACGCGATATAAATAACAAGGTGTCACTCTACTCTCCTCAGTGGGAGAAGCTTGACGTCACGTTCGAGACGATGAGAAACTTTGAAGGAGGGTTGGGTGGTCTCACTGTGGATAGAGATGATAATATCTACGTGGGTTTCGGGAAGTCCACAAATATCCTGATTTTTACCCCAGAGGGTGGTAAGGCTGTAAGGAATGTAATGTGTGATGGATACATACCTAAGCAAATATTTTCCTTTCACAACACAGGGAAACTGTTACTGACAGATGAATCAGCTGTCGTATTCCTTGATATCAAAGGGAAAGAGGGGAAAGTCTTGAAGAAGGAGGGTACGTCTGCCTACCCAGCTGTTTGTCGAGATGATTCAGTCATTGTAGCCTGGGTGAAGAACGCGAAGGGTCTCGTTAGTATCGATCGTTACACGAGTGATATGAAGCATGTGCGCAATGTTATTACTAATTTTCAAATACAATGCTCATGGTTGTGGTACTATCTACAAGAGTTTGAGAGTGGTGAGATAGCTTTCTGCACTCCATGTAGACTCTACATATTTCATGCGATTTAA